The window TAAATTTTAAGTCTCGGAACTTCCGTTGCCACCGACGCCGCTTTTTTCACGGAAGCGAGGGAAAGCATTTTCCTGCGCAATTGCCTTCGCTTCTTACTGTCCATCCTTTTCCATGTTTTAACAGAAGCGTCCATGTGTTTGCGCAGAGCGGCGGCTTTGGGCAAATAAGGCTGCAGCGCCGTCATTTTGTCCGCACGGAGAAAACCGGCGCCGTCTTTTGCGACATGTGTTTCCTGCATTTTAGACAGCACAAGCTCTTTTCTGCCGGCGGCGGCGCCGCTTTGGGCGTTTACGGCTATGCGTCCGGCGGAAAATACGCCGGCAACGGTCTCGCCGCTCTTTTCCGAATATATCACACCGAGTTCTCCCCCCCGCGCAGATACGGACGCATTGACCGTGCTGACAAGGAAACTCCTGTTTTTCAGCGCAAGGCCGGTTACCCGCGCAACGATATAGCCTCTTTTCAACGTGACAGTGGCTGTCTGATAGCCGGTATCGTCAAAATCGGCTTCGCTGCCGGCGCCGACGAGCAGCGCGCATTCCCCGCCGTCCAGCATGATTTCGGCGGAGCCGCCGGGCCCGGTTTGTATCGTATCAGACTGCTTGACCAGCATTCCGCCGGACAGGGAGATGTCCTTGTCGGGCTCCTCCATGGGATGCAGCGAGGCGTCCCTGGCGCGCAAAACCATGGCCTGCCATCCCTTGTCCTCGTCCGCGGCTGCGGTTGCGGAGGACTGGGTTTTGGAGGCGGTGTTCAGCATCTCGTTAAGCAGTTTCTGGTAATTCTGCTGCTGGTCCGCGGACTGGGGCCATGCCGCCGGCATCAGGAGCGATAATGCGGTAAACAAGGTCTGCATATTCCCCCCCCGCGGGTCAGCCTCTAACCAGCCTGCAAAACCGCCGGCTGCCCGCCTGAAGCACCGCGCCGGGACTTACCAGCAAAGCTGCCTCGCCACCGACACGGACATCGGGGGAATAAGGCAGCGAATGAAAGACAATGTACTGGTCCTTGCCAAGCTTCTCCCCGTCCAGCCGCACCGCGCCCTGGCTGATAAGCTGCCTGGCCTGATTCATGCTGGGGGCCATGCCGCCGTCAACCAGTATCCTGGACAGCCGCGTCCCGTCGTTGACGGCAAGCTGCGGCATATCCTGCGGCAATTCCCTGCGCGAAAACTGCTTCTCAAACCCGGACAGAGCCTCCGCCGCCGCCTCAGCGGAATGCAGGCGGGCCGTCAGTATGCCGGCGAGCTTTTTCTTGGCCGCCATCGGATGCATGGCCTTGACGGCGGCAATATCCTCGCGCGTCAGCAGCTCATAATATTGCCACATGGTCTGGTCCGGTATGGACATGACCTTGCCGAATATCTCGGAGGGCGCCTCCGTAAGGCCGATATAATTGCCGTAGGATTTGGACATTTTGCGCATCCCGTCGGTGCCGGGCAGCAGGGGCATGGTCATGACCGCCTGCGGCTCCTGCCCGTAGTCCTTCTGCATGTCGCGGCCCACCAGGAGGTTGAAAATCTGGTCCGAGCCGCCAAGCTCCACATCAGCTTTGAGCGCCACGGAATCATAACCCTGGAAAACGGAATACAGCAGTTCCAGCATGGTAATGGGGCAGCCTTTGGCTATTCTCTGCTTGAAATCGTCGCGCTCGGTAAGCCGGGAGAGCGTGATTCTTTTCAGGGCGTTCAGCAGTTCCGGCGCAGCGCCGCCGCAAAGCCCGGAGCCGGTGAATTCCCCCAGCCATTCGCTGTTGCAGCGGATTTCAGTGCGCGCCGGGTCAAGAATTTTGAAGGCCTGGGCCTTGTAGGTTTCCGCATTCTCCCGCACCGTTTGCATGGAGAGGACGGGGCGGGTGCAGTCCCTGCCGGAAGGGTCGCCCACGCAGGCGGTGAAATCCCCTATAAGCAGTATGCCCGTGTGGCCCATATCCTGAAACTCGCGCATTTTGGACAGCGCGACGCCGTGCCCCAGGTGCAGGTCCGGCCTGGTGGGGTCCGCGCCCAGCTTGACCCGCAGCGTTTTGCCGGAGACGAGCTTTTTTTCAAGCTCCTCCGCGCCCACGAAATCAATGCAGCCGCGTTTGAGAGTTTCAACTGCCTTTTCAGCGTTCATAAAATTCGAAAATTATTGTAGCTTTTTTTAGAAACAAAAGATATAATTCGCCATGCTCTACTGTGTCTGGCTTCTCGCTTCACTTGCGGCAAACACCCCGGCGCGCGCCCAGGAACTGCCTGCGTTGCGCTCGCTTATGACGCAGGGATTCTCGGCGGCGCCCCCCCCTGTGAAAGCGGACATCCCGACGCCCGAAATGGGCATTGCGGAAGACGAGCCTCCTTTGCCTGACGACCCGGACAGGGAACATTTCAGAGGAGGCGGGCAGGAACGGGCTGGCCGGAACATCCGTTTTGAAACGCCTAATTACGGCCCCGGTGAGCGGGAACAGATTCTCGCGAAATACCGCAACATTGACCGTGGCCGTCTGATTTCAAGACGGCTGCTGGAACCCGCCCTGCTGTTCTATCACGCCAACCTGAACCGGCTGAGCAACCCGGATTATCTGACCGTGGTGGATTTCAGCAAACACTCCTCGGAGGCCCGTCTTTACATGGTGGACATGGACCTCGGCTCCGTCAAGGCGCTGCATGTGGCGCACGGCTCCGGCTCCGACCCGGGCAACACCGGCTATGCCAAATACTTCAGCAACACGCCGGATTCCAACATGTCCTCGCTGGGCTTTTACCTGACGGCGGAAACCTATTCCGGCAAGCACGGCTATTCGCTGCGGCTGGACGGCCTGTCCGCCACCAACTCAAACGTGCGGGGACGCGCCGTTGTCGTGCACGGCGCGAGTTATGTGCAGGAGCGCAGCGTCCGCCCGGGCCGTTCCTGGGGCTGTTTCGCGGTCAGCGAATCCGTCAGCGATTTTGTCGTCAAGAAGCTTGCCTGGGGCAGCCTGATATACGCCGGCCTCGGCAAGTAGCGGGACAGGTATTCAAAACAGCGCCGCCGGATTTGTCCTGCAAATCCGGCGGCGCCGCGTTTTGCGAAGCTGATTTAAGCCTGTTGCGAAACGGCTTCCCCAAATATGTTGCCCTGACCTGATAAATTTTCTACTTTACATTCAGGCGGGGGCCTATCAGCGAATTTAGAATGCGCGAACCCCATGGAGAATGTATCATGAAGGAAAAATACACGCTCGCGGTCGGCAAAAGCGATGAAACCCGTTTGGCTGTTATGAACGATTCCTGCAACGGCAGCAGCCTGGCGTTTTTGGCGGAGTCCGGCGCGTTAAAGCCCGGGACCCGCTTTCTAGAACTTGGGTGCGGAATGGGGCAGATGGCTGCGCTTATCGCAAAACAAATTTTACCCGGCGGCAAGATCGACGCCGTAGACTCCAGCGACAGACAATTAGAACTGGCCAGAAAGTATTTGAAGAAAAACTCTGTCCGCAATGCAAATCTTATTAACGCCTCTGCTGACACTCTGGCCCCCGAATTTGAGCGAAAATATGACGTTGTTTATTCGCGGTTTCTGTTTGAACACCTGCGCAATTTGCCGCAATCGCTGAAACTGTTGAAAAAATGCCTTAAGCCCGGCGGCAGGCTGATTTCGGAAACCAGCGACATGACCACCATTTTCTGCACCCCGCATTCAGATGTTTTCGATGTTTGGCTTAATTGCCAAGCCCCGCCGGTTTTGAAGTTCAACACAAAGTGCGGCTATGACATTCACCTGCGGCATTATGAAGCGGGCTTTAAGGATGTGACGGTTAAGTTCCACCAACCGGCATTGCATTCGCAATTCCAGAAGTCATATTTGAGAGTAGTGTTTGATCAGTATTGCCCGCAATTGACCGGCAAAGGCAAGCCGTTCGCGAACGACGATGAAACGCGTAAATTCGGGAAAAAGCTTGATCAATTAATAGGCGACAAGCATTTTGTGGCCACATTCCCCAGAATAACGCAGATTTGCGCACGGCAATGAGTATGTAATTTAGCCGGGGGTAGTGATAGCGGCAAGGTTAACCTGAATACTTCAGTTGGCGCGAGGACCGAGGCGAAAAAGCGCGAAATAATGCCGGACAAAATTATCCGCGCGTGCCCTACAGCACGAAAGGATAATTTTGTGAAGGCAGTATGAAGCGATTTTTCGCCGAATCCCGCGGCCAACTGAAACTTTCAGGTTTATATTGACACTTTCTGGGACATCACTTTCCGCGCGTATTTGGAAGTGGCCTTCGTCGGCTTGGTCATGCATTGGGGGCCGCCGTTATAGCCGCGCAGAATGGCTGCCGTACTGCCCCCGCCCTTGCGGCCTTTGAGGTATTTAAGGTAAGCGCAACCTATCTGAATATTTGTTTTTGGGTCATAAAGATTTGGGTTGCCGCCCAGTCCTATTTTTTTGGCCATCATCTTGCCGGTTGCCGGCATGACCTGCATAAGGCCCTGCGCGCCGACCTTGGAGCGCGCCTTGGGATTGAAGCCGGATTCCACTTTCATAACGGATTTGACCAGTTTCGGCTCCAGCCCGTATTGCTTCGCGAATTTTTTTATAAGGTCGTCATAAGCCGAGGAGCCGCCGCCCTTGGAGCCTCTCCGGCCGGAACCGGAACCGGCGGATTTGGAGTATGCCGCTCCCTTTGAACCCTGCGCGGCGCGCGAGCCTCCCCCCGCCCCCGACGAGCCCGCTCCCGCGGATGTGAATGAAAAAGACTGTCTGCCCCCGTATCTCAGGCTGCCCATGCTTGAGCCCTGCGCGGAAAGGCTGGCATTTCCCTTGCTGCTGAAACTGGCTCCGGACAGCATCGCCGCCATCCTGTCGTTCCGGCTTTTTGATGCGGCGCTGGAACTGTCCAGCAGGGCTTTCATCTCATAGGCGTTCGCCGCGGCGGCAGCTTGCTGCGGCGATTCCGCAAAGGATATGTCGTCAAAATCCTGGGCAGCGGCGCGCGCGGCGCCGGGGGTACAGGCAAAAACGCTGATTAGCAGGAATATCGGTTTCATAGGTAACTTATAGCCCTTGAAGCGGCGGCCCGCATGGGCCAAAAGGCCTATTCGCTGCCGGAAAACGGCGGAACCCCGCCGGAGGCGGGGTTCCGTTTTCCGTGAGCGGATTTATTTTACGGTGTTGCGGCGTCTCTGAACCTGGCTTGCGTAGGCGGAAGTCTGTTTGCTGGGTTTGTACATGCGCCTTGGCCCGCCGTTATAGCCGCGCAGAATGCCTGTAGCGCTTCCTCCGCCCTTGCGGCCTTTGAGGTATTTAAGATAGGCGCAACCGATGTTGATGCTGGTTTCCGGGTTGTAAAGGTTTAATTTGCCCTTCAATCCCATTTTTTTGGCCATCCACGCTCCGGTTTTGGGCATGACCTGCATAAGACCCTGCGCACCGACCTTGGAGCGCGCCTTGGGGTTGAAGCTGGATTCCTGCGCCATCACGGACTTTACCAGATTGGGGCTTAAGCCG is drawn from Elusimicrobiales bacterium and contains these coding sequences:
- a CDS encoding murein L,D-transpeptidase catalytic domain family protein, which encodes MLYCVWLLASLAANTPARAQELPALRSLMTQGFSAAPPPVKADIPTPEMGIAEDEPPLPDDPDREHFRGGGQERAGRNIRFETPNYGPGEREQILAKYRNIDRGRLISRRLLEPALLFYHANLNRLSNPDYLTVVDFSKHSSEARLYMVDMDLGSVKALHVAHGSGSDPGNTGYAKYFSNTPDSNMSSLGFYLTAETYSGKHGYSLRLDGLSATNSNVRGRAVVVHGASYVQERSVRPGRSWGCFAVSESVSDFVVKKLAWGSLIYAGLGK
- a CDS encoding lytic transglycosylase domain-containing protein, producing MKPIFLLISVFACTPGAARAAAQDFDDISFAESPQQAAAAANAYEMKALLDSSSAASKSRNDRMAAMLSGASFSSKGNASLSAQGSSMGSLRYGGRQSFSFTSAGAGSSGAGGGSRAAQGSKGAAYSKSAGSGSGRRGSKGGGSSAYDDLIKKFAKQYGLEPKLVKSVMKVESGFNPKARSKVGAQGLMQVMPATGKMMAKKIGLGGNPNLYDPKTNIQIGCAYLKYLKGRKGGGSTAAILRGYNGGPQCMTKPTKATSKYARKVMSQKVSI
- the tyrS gene encoding tyrosine--tRNA ligase, encoding MNAEKAVETLKRGCIDFVGAEELEKKLVSGKTLRVKLGADPTRPDLHLGHGVALSKMREFQDMGHTGILLIGDFTACVGDPSGRDCTRPVLSMQTVRENAETYKAQAFKILDPARTEIRCNSEWLGEFTGSGLCGGAAPELLNALKRITLSRLTERDDFKQRIAKGCPITMLELLYSVFQGYDSVALKADVELGGSDQIFNLLVGRDMQKDYGQEPQAVMTMPLLPGTDGMRKMSKSYGNYIGLTEAPSEIFGKVMSIPDQTMWQYYELLTREDIAAVKAMHPMAAKKKLAGILTARLHSAEAAAEALSGFEKQFSRRELPQDMPQLAVNDGTRLSRILVDGGMAPSMNQARQLISQGAVRLDGEKLGKDQYIVFHSLPYSPDVRVGGEAALLVSPGAVLQAGSRRFCRLVRG
- a CDS encoding FecR family protein; this encodes MQTLFTALSLLMPAAWPQSADQQQNYQKLLNEMLNTASKTQSSATAAADEDKGWQAMVLRARDASLHPMEEPDKDISLSGGMLVKQSDTIQTGPGGSAEIMLDGGECALLVGAGSEADFDDTGYQTATVTLKRGYIVARVTGLALKNRSFLVSTVNASVSARGGELGVIYSEKSGETVAGVFSAGRIAVNAQSGAAAGRKELVLSKMQETHVAKDGAGFLRADKMTALQPYLPKAAALRKHMDASVKTWKRMDSKKRRQLRRKMLSLASVKKAASVATEVPRLKIYDMRTRRERDREGDTASSSAPATPPQSEQQQQKQLKSILDIAGQEQKLK
- a CDS encoding transglycosylase SLT domain-containing protein; the protein is MAQESSFNPKARSKVGAQGLMQVMPKTGAWMAKKMGLKGKLNLYNPETSINIGCAYLKYLKGRKGGGSATGILRGYNGGPRRMYKPSKQTSAYASQVQRRRNTVK
- a CDS encoding class I SAM-dependent methyltransferase, with protein sequence MKEKYTLAVGKSDETRLAVMNDSCNGSSLAFLAESGALKPGTRFLELGCGMGQMAALIAKQILPGGKIDAVDSSDRQLELARKYLKKNSVRNANLINASADTLAPEFERKYDVVYSRFLFEHLRNLPQSLKLLKKCLKPGGRLISETSDMTTIFCTPHSDVFDVWLNCQAPPVLKFNTKCGYDIHLRHYEAGFKDVTVKFHQPALHSQFQKSYLRVVFDQYCPQLTGKGKPFANDDETRKFGKKLDQLIGDKHFVATFPRITQICARQ